The proteins below are encoded in one region of Thermosulfurimonas marina:
- the glmM gene encoding phosphoglucosamine mutase: protein MKLFGTDGIRGEANRFPMTPEIALRVGQAVGYLFRNQGRHRRIIIGKDTRLSGYLFETALAAGVLSMGAEAWLVGPLPTPAIAFLTRDLRAEAGVVISASHNPYQDNGIKIFGADGYKLSDELEARIEALVDSKEMEEHRALAAEIGRARRIEDARGRYMVHLKRAFPEDLDLEGLKIVVDCAHGATYRVAPEILEELGATVIRLGCSPNGLNINQGCGATAPEVLREKVLAEGAHLGLAFDGDGDRLIVVDEKGRILDGDHLLGFLALVFKREGGLPGNTVVATVMSNLALEKFLKGHGIALKRVQVGDRYVVEEMRKGGFRLGGEQSGHLVILDRATTGDGVLTALTVLGILRKEDRPASVIGDLFEKYPQILKNVKVKERKPPKEVPGLSERIAQAEKILGEKGRVVVRPSGTEPKYRVMLEGEDQGLITQLAEELVEYIEKTLG from the coding sequence ATGAAGCTTTTCGGGACCGACGGTATTCGAGGGGAAGCCAATCGCTTTCCTATGACCCCGGAGATAGCCCTGAGGGTGGGTCAGGCCGTGGGCTATCTTTTTCGTAATCAGGGACGCCATCGGCGGATTATTATTGGCAAAGATACCCGGCTTTCGGGATATCTTTTTGAGACCGCGCTGGCCGCAGGGGTGCTTTCCATGGGAGCGGAGGCCTGGCTGGTGGGGCCTTTACCAACCCCGGCCATCGCCTTCCTTACTCGAGACCTCCGGGCCGAGGCCGGGGTAGTTATTTCCGCCTCCCACAACCCTTACCAGGATAACGGGATCAAGATTTTCGGGGCCGACGGTTACAAACTTTCGGACGAATTGGAGGCCCGTATAGAGGCCTTGGTGGACTCTAAGGAGATGGAGGAGCATCGGGCGCTAGCCGCGGAAATAGGACGGGCCCGCCGCATCGAGGATGCCCGGGGCCGCTACATGGTGCATCTCAAACGGGCCTTTCCCGAAGATCTGGATCTTGAGGGCTTAAAGATCGTGGTGGATTGTGCCCACGGGGCTACTTACCGGGTGGCCCCGGAGATCCTGGAGGAGCTTGGCGCTACCGTAATCCGTCTGGGTTGCTCTCCGAACGGTTTGAATATCAATCAGGGCTGTGGGGCTACCGCCCCGGAAGTCCTGCGGGAAAAAGTGCTCGCCGAGGGAGCCCACCTCGGGCTGGCCTTCGATGGCGACGGCGATCGCCTGATTGTGGTGGACGAAAAGGGCCGAATCCTCGATGGTGACCATCTCTTGGGTTTTCTGGCTTTGGTCTTTAAGAGGGAAGGGGGCCTTCCAGGGAACACCGTGGTGGCCACGGTAATGAGTAATTTGGCCTTGGAAAAATTTCTTAAGGGCCACGGGATCGCTCTCAAGCGGGTCCAGGTAGGAGACCGCTACGTGGTAGAGGAAATGCGGAAGGGAGGTTTCCGGCTGGGAGGAGAACAGTCTGGGCATCTGGTGATCCTGGATCGGGCTACCACCGGAGACGGAGTGCTTACCGCCCTGACGGTGCTTGGAATTCTCCGCAAAGAAGACCGGCCGGCCTCCGTCATAGGAGACCTCTTCGAAAAGTATCCCCAGATCCTGAAAAACGTAAAAGTCAAGGAAAGAAAACCTCCAAAGGAGGTACCCGGGCTTTCCGAACGTATTGCCCAGGCGGAGAAGATCTTAGGTGAAAAAGGACGGGTGGTGGTGCGGCCCTCCGGAACGGAACCCAAGTATCGGGTGATGTTGGAAGGGGAAGACCAGGGACTTATCACTCAGCTGGCCGAAGAATTGGTAGAATATATAGAAAAAACCCTGGGATGA
- the ftsH gene encoding ATP-dependent zinc metalloprotease FtsH gives MFESFWRKLGVGGVILLCFLTIAFTSGVALFCPGDIQTLSFSEFVQKVERGEIQEVKIKGEEIKGADVTGKRFRVILPDSSRVLPFLERHLVKVQFEKGRLPGDWITWVLLFLSASTLGLVFLAFLRPSPQPSRLFSFLRSRAQIISPEKVKVRFSDVAGVEEAKEELQEVVEFLKGPSRFVRLGGRMPKGILLVGPPGTGKTLLAKAVAGEAGVPFFSISGSDFVEMFVGVGAARVRDLFAEAKKHKPCIIFIDEIDAVGRSRGVGAGGGHEEREQTLNQLLVEMDGFESEEGIVVLAATNRPDILDPALLRPGRFDRRIEVPPPDVRGREAILRVHARKIRLSPEVDLSELARATPGFTGADLANLLNEAALLAARQGKEMVDREDLEKAKDKILLGRERKGVVISEEEKQLAAYHEAGHALMAYLLPGTDPIYKISILPRAHTLGVVQQLPLDDRHVYSRDYLFKQIMILLGGRVAEEYIFGQATTGAGDDLARATEIARRMVCEWGMSKQLGPLVFPPRPQEKILMKYEEPRAYSEKTAQLIDEEVYRVVGLCYAKDREVLAKHIKYLHILAETLLEKETLDGEALKKLLADLKPLREEDVRLPED, from the coding sequence ATGTTTGAAAGTTTTTGGAGAAAGCTTGGGGTAGGAGGAGTTATCCTCCTGTGTTTTTTGACTATAGCCTTTACTTCCGGAGTGGCTTTATTTTGTCCGGGAGATATTCAAACTCTTTCTTTTTCTGAATTTGTACAGAAGGTTGAAAGGGGCGAGATCCAAGAGGTAAAAATAAAGGGAGAAGAAATCAAGGGGGCGGATGTAACCGGAAAGCGCTTCAGGGTCATTCTTCCAGATTCTTCCCGGGTACTTCCCTTTCTGGAAAGACATCTAGTAAAGGTCCAGTTCGAGAAGGGCCGCCTCCCAGGAGACTGGATCACCTGGGTGCTTCTTTTCCTGTCCGCTTCCACCTTGGGGCTGGTATTTCTGGCCTTTCTGCGCCCCTCTCCCCAGCCTTCTCGCCTTTTTTCCTTCTTGAGGTCCCGGGCCCAGATCATCTCCCCAGAGAAGGTCAAGGTCCGTTTCTCAGATGTGGCCGGGGTGGAGGAGGCCAAGGAGGAACTCCAAGAGGTGGTAGAGTTTCTCAAGGGCCCTTCCCGTTTTGTGCGTCTGGGAGGGCGTATGCCCAAGGGAATCCTTCTGGTAGGACCTCCCGGCACGGGCAAGACCCTTTTGGCTAAGGCCGTAGCCGGTGAGGCTGGGGTGCCCTTTTTCAGCATAAGCGGTTCGGATTTCGTGGAGATGTTCGTGGGGGTGGGGGCCGCCCGAGTGCGGGACCTCTTTGCCGAGGCCAAAAAACACAAGCCCTGCATCATCTTCATCGACGAGATCGACGCCGTGGGAAGATCTCGGGGGGTGGGGGCTGGAGGAGGTCATGAGGAAAGGGAGCAGACCCTTAATCAGCTCTTGGTGGAAATGGATGGCTTTGAATCCGAGGAAGGAATTGTGGTCTTGGCCGCCACCAACCGGCCGGATATCTTAGATCCGGCCCTGCTTCGTCCCGGCCGATTCGACCGGCGCATCGAGGTTCCTCCCCCGGATGTGCGCGGAAGAGAGGCCATCCTGAGGGTTCACGCCCGCAAGATTCGTCTCTCTCCGGAAGTAGATCTTTCGGAGTTGGCCCGAGCTACTCCCGGTTTTACCGGGGCGGATCTAGCCAACCTCCTGAACGAGGCCGCCCTTCTTGCGGCTCGACAAGGCAAAGAAATGGTGGATAGGGAAGACCTCGAAAAGGCCAAGGACAAGATCCTCTTGGGACGAGAAAGGAAGGGAGTGGTCATTAGCGAAGAAGAAAAACAACTGGCCGCCTACCACGAGGCCGGACACGCCCTCATGGCCTATCTCCTCCCCGGCACCGATCCCATTTACAAGATCTCCATTCTTCCTCGGGCTCATACCCTGGGAGTGGTCCAGCAGCTTCCCTTGGACGATCGGCACGTATATTCCCGCGATTACCTTTTCAAACAAATTATGATCCTCCTGGGGGGCCGGGTCGCTGAGGAGTATATCTTTGGTCAGGCCACTACCGGGGCCGGAGATGATCTGGCCCGGGCCACAGAGATTGCCCGCCGGATGGTCTGCGAGTGGGGAATGAGCAAACAATTGGGGCCTTTGGTCTTCCCCCCTCGACCTCAGGAAAAGATTTTGATGAAATACGAGGAGCCCCGGGCTTACAGTGAAAAGACGGCCCAACTTATAGACGAGGAGGTCTACCGGGTTGTGGGACTTTGCTACGCCAAGGATCGGGAGGTCCTGGCCAAACATATTAAATATCTTCATATCTTAGCCGAGACCCTTCTGGAAAAGGAGACCCTCGACGGAGAGGCCCTTAAAAAGCTGCTTGCAGATCTGAAACCCTTGAGGGAAGAGGATGTCCGGCTGCCTGAAGATTAG
- the folP gene encoding dihydropteroate synthase, whose product MSGCLKIRGKTFYWGRRTYLMGILNVTPDSFSDGGLYYDLEAALRRAERLLAEGADILDVGGESTRPFAEPVPEEEELRRVIPVIEEIRRRFPEIPLSIDTYKARVAEEALSAGADLVNDVSALRFDPRMSEVIARRRPPVILMHMKGTPQTMQLDPTYEDLLGEIRAFLEERARLVESLGVPREGIILDPGIGFGKTFEHNLTLIRACKLFKEIGYPVLYGPSRKAFLGEILGKEARERDLGTAAVVAYLALQGADLVRVHNVGLCREVLKVLEALEGR is encoded by the coding sequence ATGTCCGGCTGCCTGAAGATTAGAGGGAAAACCTTTTATTGGGGCCGGCGCACCTATCTCATGGGAATCCTCAACGTGACCCCGGACTCCTTTTCTGACGGAGGGCTTTATTATGATCTTGAGGCGGCCTTACGACGGGCCGAAAGGCTCCTTGCAGAAGGGGCCGATATTTTGGATGTGGGAGGGGAGTCCACCCGCCCTTTTGCCGAACCGGTTCCCGAAGAGGAGGAACTCCGGCGGGTTATTCCGGTCATCGAGGAGATCCGTAGGCGGTTTCCCGAGATCCCCCTCTCCATAGACACTTATAAGGCCCGGGTAGCGGAGGAGGCCCTTTCGGCCGGGGCCGATCTCGTCAACGATGTCAGCGCCCTGCGCTTTGATCCCCGCATGTCCGAAGTAATCGCCCGCCGGCGCCCTCCGGTGATCCTTATGCACATGAAAGGCACTCCCCAAACCATGCAGCTCGATCCCACCTATGAAGACCTCCTGGGGGAGATCCGGGCTTTTCTTGAGGAACGGGCCCGGCTGGTGGAGTCCCTAGGGGTGCCCCGGGAGGGCATTATCCTGGATCCCGGGATCGGCTTTGGCAAGACCTTTGAACACAACCTGACCCTCATCCGGGCCTGCAAGCTTTTCAAAGAGATCGGTTATCCCGTGCTTTATGGGCCCTCTCGCAAGGCCTTCCTGGGAGAGATCTTAGGGAAAGAAGCCCGGGAGCGGGACCTGGGCACGGCGGCGGTGGTGGCCTATCTGGCCCTACAAGGGGCAGACCTGGTACGGGTCCATAACGTAGGACTCTGTCGGGAAGTGCTTAAGGTCTTAGAGGCCCTGGAGGGAAGATGA
- a CDS encoding CdaR family protein, protein MRKFFQRHEDFWLKVLAFIFAVFLWFFVVLQEKVERDLFLRVVPRGVPSDLILLRAEPPVVRVRVVGPRSILRGLPENAQPLFLDLSHLGPGRHQLKIPREALSLPPGLQIRDLSPSQIEVVLDQTVERWIRVKADLKGVPPGYVVKRVRVIPPSVKARGARQILRSLENLYTRPIDISGKTNEFQVRVSLVLPEGVVEVKPQEVTVKVELERKEP, encoded by the coding sequence ATGAGGAAATTCTTTCAAAGACATGAGGACTTCTGGCTCAAGGTCCTGGCCTTTATTTTTGCGGTCTTTCTCTGGTTCTTTGTGGTCCTTCAGGAAAAGGTGGAAAGGGATCTCTTCTTACGGGTGGTCCCCAGGGGAGTCCCTTCGGACTTGATTTTACTGCGGGCGGAACCCCCGGTGGTGCGGGTCCGGGTAGTGGGGCCCCGGAGCATTTTACGGGGGCTTCCAGAGAATGCCCAACCTCTCTTTCTGGATCTTTCTCATCTGGGGCCGGGGAGGCACCAGCTTAAGATACCCCGGGAGGCGCTTTCTCTCCCTCCGGGTCTCCAGATTCGGGATCTCTCCCCCTCTCAAATAGAGGTAGTACTGGATCAGACGGTGGAAAGGTGGATTCGGGTCAAAGCGGATCTCAAAGGGGTTCCTCCTGGCTATGTAGTGAAGCGGGTGAGGGTAATTCCTCCCAGTGTTAAGGCCCGGGGGGCTCGGCAGATCCTGCGCTCCCTGGAAAATCTTTACACCCGTCCCATAGATATTTCCGGAAAAACAAACGAGTTTCAGGTTAGGGTGTCTTTGGTTTTACCTGAAGGCGTGGTAGAGGTTAAACCTCAAGAGGTGACCGTGAAGGTGGAATTGGAGAGGAAGGAGCCATGA
- a CDS encoding two-component system sensor histidine kinase NtrB → MSLLLMGYFFFAQGPSQLSEEWFSFFMYVGALGLISILALKLSELRAEILHHEDLRRTLLTSLAAGLVFLDPDLRVVSWNPRAKEILPRLEKGRFLPEILGKTLPFRSCRGEARLDNRIIGYSLFPLRRGERTLGWGFLFQDITEAREKEEALAEARRLASLGTMAAGLIHEIRNPLATISGGVEFLRERLAGVEDLAPVLEMMGREAERLNRLVTHFLFFARPERGETEEFAVEDLLEETLSSLGDLFSGIEVRRRVELGRIQANRDQWRQILENLLSNAAEATREAGGRLVEVEILEKSSYYVLRVRDTGPGIPPEVRPKIFDPFFTTKAQGTGLGLAVVYRIVKNLGGEVLAFSEKGQGSLFEVRIPKKERA, encoded by the coding sequence GTGAGTCTTCTTCTAATGGGCTACTTCTTTTTTGCACAAGGGCCGTCCCAGCTCTCGGAGGAGTGGTTTTCCTTTTTTATGTATGTGGGGGCCCTAGGGCTTATCAGTATTCTGGCGCTTAAACTTTCCGAACTGCGGGCCGAGATCCTTCACCACGAAGATCTTCGGAGGACCCTACTCACTTCTCTGGCCGCAGGACTGGTCTTTCTAGATCCGGATCTGCGCGTGGTTTCCTGGAACCCTCGGGCGAAAGAGATTCTACCCCGCCTAGAAAAGGGGCGTTTTTTGCCAGAAATTTTAGGGAAGACCCTCCCCTTCCGGAGTTGCCGGGGGGAGGCCCGTCTTGACAACCGCATCATTGGTTACTCTCTCTTCCCCTTACGTAGAGGGGAGCGGACTCTGGGATGGGGCTTTCTTTTTCAGGACATCACCGAGGCCCGAGAAAAAGAAGAGGCCTTGGCCGAGGCCCGAAGGCTGGCCTCGTTGGGGACCATGGCCGCGGGGCTTATCCATGAAATTCGTAATCCGCTGGCCACTATCAGCGGAGGAGTGGAGTTCTTACGGGAACGCCTTGCCGGGGTGGAAGATCTGGCCCCGGTGCTTGAGATGATGGGGCGGGAGGCCGAGCGCCTTAACCGCCTGGTTACCCATTTTCTCTTTTTTGCGCGTCCGGAAAGAGGAGAGACCGAAGAATTTGCGGTAGAGGATCTCCTGGAGGAGACCCTTTCCTCTCTAGGGGACCTCTTTTCCGGGATCGAAGTTCGCCGAAGAGTAGAGCTGGGACGGATACAGGCCAATCGGGATCAGTGGCGCCAGATCCTGGAGAATCTCCTTTCCAACGCCGCGGAGGCCACCCGGGAGGCCGGAGGTCGCTTAGTAGAGGTAGAAATCTTAGAAAAAAGCAGCTATTATGTTTTAAGGGTTCGAGATACCGGCCCGGGAATTCCTCCGGAGGTGCGCCCCAAGATCTTTGACCCCTTCTTTACCACCAAGGCGCAGGGGACCGGACTGGGGCTGGCGGTGGTCTATCGCATCGTGAAGAACCTGGGAGGTGAGGTCTTAGCCTTTTCGGAAAAGGGACAGGGGAGTCTCTTTGAAGTCCGAATTCCCAAAAAGGAAAGGGCATGA
- the ribD gene encoding bifunctional diaminohydroxyphosphoribosylaminopyrimidine deaminase/5-amino-6-(5-phosphoribosylamino)uracil reductase RibD codes for MQRREDEFYMRLALREGRRGLGRTSPNPPVGAVVVDPQSGEVLGRGYHRAAGRPHAEVEALRRAGERARGATLYVTLEPCNHHGRTPPCTEAILAAGIRRVVAGTRDPNPRARGGLEYLAERGLEVRSGVLEKECRYLARFFLRRVQDGRPWVILKVAASLDGRLATRTGDSRWITGERARRLGHGLRALCDAILVGRRTVEEDDPQLTCRLVKGRNPVRIVLDTRLRLSPDRRLFRTARKIPTWLVCGEKAPREREIPFRELGVEILRVKEREDRVNLEDLLFRLAERGILSLLVEGGGEVQGAFLDQGLVDEVFFFFGPVIIGGRRAPQAFAGRGAASLKEALWLSEIKVRRLSESLLVQGLSPQGVRLLERSS; via the coding sequence ATGCAAAGAAGAGAGGACGAGTTCTACATGCGGCTGGCCCTGCGGGAAGGGCGCCGGGGGCTGGGGCGCACCAGCCCCAATCCTCCGGTGGGCGCGGTGGTGGTGGATCCCCAAAGTGGTGAGGTCCTGGGTCGGGGATATCACCGGGCCGCGGGCCGGCCTCATGCCGAGGTGGAGGCCCTGCGCCGGGCGGGAGAGCGAGCCCGGGGGGCCACCCTCTATGTGACCCTCGAGCCCTGCAACCACCACGGCCGCACCCCGCCCTGTACGGAGGCCATCCTGGCCGCGGGCATCCGCCGGGTGGTGGCCGGGACCCGGGATCCCAACCCCCGGGCCCGTGGAGGGTTGGAATATTTGGCCGAAAGGGGACTTGAAGTTCGGAGTGGCGTTCTGGAGAAGGAATGCCGCTATCTGGCCCGTTTTTTTCTGCGCCGAGTCCAGGACGGCCGGCCCTGGGTGATTCTCAAGGTGGCTGCAAGTCTCGACGGCCGCCTGGCCACCCGCACCGGGGACTCCCGGTGGATCACCGGGGAGAGGGCCCGGCGCCTGGGCCATGGCCTCCGGGCCCTCTGCGACGCCATCCTCGTGGGCCGGCGTACGGTAGAAGAGGATGATCCCCAACTCACCTGCCGACTGGTCAAAGGCCGAAATCCGGTAAGGATTGTCCTCGATACCCGCCTGCGGCTTTCCCCGGACCGAAGACTCTTCCGCACGGCCAGGAAGATCCCCACCTGGCTGGTCTGTGGAGAGAAAGCCCCCCGGGAAAGAGAAATCCCTTTTCGGGAGCTAGGGGTGGAAATCCTCCGGGTGAAAGAGCGGGAGGATCGGGTGAATTTGGAGGATCTCCTTTTCCGGCTCGCCGAACGGGGGATCCTTTCTCTTTTGGTAGAAGGGGGAGGAGAGGTCCAGGGAGCCTTCTTGGACCAAGGGTTAGTGGATGAGGTCTTTTTCTTTTTCGGACCGGTGATCATTGGAGGCCGCAGGGCCCCTCAGGCCTTCGCCGGAAGGGGCGCAGCCTCGCTCAAAGAGGCCCTCTGGCTCTCGGAGATAAAG
- the tilS gene encoding tRNA lysidine(34) synthetase TilS, giving the protein MKRSLLRTVKRIIERYGLLHRGDRVLVAVSGGVDSVVLLEVLDLLKEEYELQLFVAHYDHRLRKASLRDSLFVYQLAKKKGLPYLYGVSLVKEYARREGLSLEMAGRELRYRFFERLRRDLDLHRIALAHQADDLAEEVLLRFLRGAGRRGLAGIPVKREAHIIRPLLFVSRQEILDFARERGLSWVEDESNRDPRFVRNRVRHLLIPFLEEHFHPRVRENLKRTALILAEEEELIDEMARKALDRALVKEAKEVVLRVPILRGYPEALRRRVFWLALSRAGVSLIRVRKVHLEALENLLSGKARGPVPLPGDFRAVRGPGILRLLRSPSPVSEPFFLEIYGEGEYLLPGGKFILERGASREASVLDPERISFPLVVRSRRPGDRIFWPKVGHKRLKKFFWEQGIPPEMRDLWPLVEYQGEIVAIPGYYVHPAYQARGKEGLVLRFVPHQGVSFALQKRSG; this is encoded by the coding sequence TTGAAGAGGTCTCTTCTTAGAACGGTAAAAAGGATCATCGAGCGCTACGGTCTTCTTCATCGAGGAGACCGGGTGCTGGTGGCGGTCTCCGGAGGAGTGGACTCCGTGGTCCTGCTGGAGGTCCTAGATCTTCTTAAAGAGGAATACGAGTTGCAGCTATTTGTGGCCCATTATGATCACCGGCTGCGGAAAGCTTCTCTCCGGGATTCCCTTTTCGTCTATCAATTGGCGAAAAAGAAGGGCCTTCCTTATCTCTACGGGGTGAGCCTGGTGAAGGAATATGCCCGCCGGGAAGGGTTGAGCCTGGAGATGGCCGGCCGAGAGTTGCGCTACCGCTTTTTTGAGAGGCTTCGGCGAGATCTGGATCTTCACCGTATCGCCCTGGCCCATCAGGCCGACGACCTGGCCGAGGAAGTCCTTCTGCGGTTTTTGCGGGGGGCTGGACGCCGGGGCCTGGCGGGTATCCCGGTAAAGAGAGAGGCCCACATCATCCGTCCTCTCCTTTTTGTGAGTCGTCAAGAAATCCTGGATTTTGCCCGAGAAAGAGGGCTCTCTTGGGTGGAGGACGAGAGCAACCGGGATCCGCGTTTTGTGCGCAACCGGGTGCGCCATCTCCTTATTCCTTTTCTGGAAGAGCACTTTCATCCCCGGGTGCGCGAAAACTTAAAACGCACAGCCCTTATCCTGGCCGAGGAGGAGGAGCTCATCGATGAGATGGCCCGCAAGGCCCTGGACCGAGCCTTGGTCAAGGAGGCAAAGGAGGTGGTCCTCCGGGTGCCTATCCTGCGAGGGTATCCCGAGGCCTTGAGACGGCGGGTCTTCTGGCTGGCCCTTTCCCGGGCCGGGGTCTCCCTTATCCGGGTGCGTAAGGTCCATCTTGAGGCCCTAGAAAACCTCCTTTCCGGAAAGGCCCGTGGTCCGGTTCCTCTACCCGGGGATTTCAGAGCGGTACGGGGTCCGGGAATCTTACGCCTCCTTCGCTCGCCTTCTCCAGTAAGTGAGCCCTTCTTTTTGGAAATTTACGGTGAGGGGGAATACCTCCTTCCGGGAGGAAAATTTATCCTAGAAAGGGGGGCTTCGAGGGAAGCCTCGGTTCTGGATCCGGAACGCATATCCTTTCCCCTGGTGGTCCGCTCCCGAAGGCCGGGAGATCGGATTTTTTGGCCGAAAGTAGGGCACAAACGCCTTAAAAAGTTTTTTTGGGAGCAAGGAATTCCCCCGGAAATGAGAGATTTGTGGCCCCTGGTAGAATATCAAGGAGAGATTGTGGCTATACCCGGGTATTATGTTCATCCAGCCTATCAGGCCCGGGGGAAAGAGGGTCTCGTCCTGCGATTCGTGCCTCACCAAGGGGTTTCATTTGCTCTTCAGAAAAGGAGCGGTTAA
- the cdaA gene encoding diadenylate cyclase CdaA, protein MSLWPFWKFLRWQDLLDVLIVSYLFYRVLLLIRGTRAVQMVAGLAIIVVMYFVADHLQLLTLHWLLGTFMSSIFLVVVILFQEDIRRALMHMGRSPFVRVQTEYSQVIEEVVKAVSVMSEKKTGALIVFERESGLNEFAESGIPVEARVHRDLLLSIFNPRSPLHDGAVIIREGRVLAAGVILPLSTNPMVGRGLGTRHRAAIGITEVSDAVAVVVSEETGAISLAVSGRITRGISPPTLRKMLSELLGFQSVEPWWRRRLFR, encoded by the coding sequence ATGAGCCTCTGGCCTTTCTGGAAATTTTTGCGCTGGCAGGATCTCCTGGATGTCCTGATCGTTTCTTATCTCTTTTACCGGGTGCTCCTTCTCATCCGGGGGACCCGGGCCGTGCAGATGGTGGCCGGGCTGGCGATAATCGTGGTCATGTATTTTGTGGCCGACCATCTCCAGCTCCTGACCCTTCATTGGTTACTGGGGACCTTTATGTCCTCCATCTTCTTGGTGGTGGTCATCCTCTTTCAGGAGGACATAAGGCGGGCCCTCATGCACATGGGGCGTTCCCCCTTCGTACGGGTCCAAACCGAATACTCTCAAGTGATTGAGGAAGTGGTCAAGGCGGTCTCGGTGATGAGCGAGAAGAAGACTGGGGCTCTCATCGTCTTTGAGAGGGAATCCGGGCTCAACGAGTTTGCGGAGTCCGGGATTCCGGTAGAAGCCCGGGTCCACCGGGACCTTCTGCTGAGCATTTTCAACCCCCGTTCCCCTTTGCATGACGGGGCAGTGATCATTAGAGAGGGACGGGTGCTGGCTGCCGGGGTAATTTTACCCCTTTCCACCAATCCTATGGTAGGCCGAGGCCTGGGGACCCGCCACCGGGCGGCTATCGGTATCACCGAGGTGAGCGACGCCGTGGCCGTGGTGGTCTCGGAAGAAACCGGGGCCATTTCTCTGGCCGTAAGCGGACGCATTACCCGCGGGATTTCTCCGCCCACCCTCCGCAAGATGCTTTCCGAACTTCTGGGCTTTCAATCGGTGGAGCCCTGGTGGCGGAGGAGGCTCTTTCGATGA
- a CDS encoding sigma-54-dependent transcriptional regulator: MKEESPTILLVDDDRSFREFLTLFLKKEGYQVLSAGDGLEALKILETEAPDLILLDLRMPHLGGLDFLGRIRKKGLEIPVIVITAYASLDSAVRAKKEGAFDYLPKPFKLEELRQKLKAALKRRPAPEPPPEEFMGIVGRSPAMRRIFTLLPKVAQAESNVLITGESGTGKELVAQAIHQLSPRREKPFVVVNCGGIPSSLLESELFGYKAGAFTGATRDKPGLFALADGGTIFLDEIGDLPAELQVKLLRVVENKSFTPLGSTREIRVDVRIISATNKDLEEEVRAGRFREDLYFRLNVLSLHLPPLRERREDIPLLVQHFLHKYARKLGREEVGISPYALKALMEYDFPGNVRELENIIERAVALETGPLILPESLTLRSGGSSRTELKAELPPGGLDLEAYLAEIEKDLLRQALERTGGRREEAARLLGLTPRSLRYRLQKYGLA; the protein is encoded by the coding sequence ATGAAGGAGGAAAGCCCCACCATCCTTCTGGTGGACGATGATCGGAGTTTCCGAGAGTTTTTGACCCTTTTTTTGAAAAAGGAAGGCTATCAGGTCTTGAGTGCGGGCGACGGGCTAGAGGCCTTGAAGATCTTGGAGACGGAGGCCCCGGATCTCATCCTCCTGGACTTACGCATGCCCCATCTGGGGGGCCTTGATTTTCTGGGGCGCATTCGAAAAAAGGGCCTGGAGATTCCGGTCATCGTGATTACCGCCTACGCCTCCCTGGATTCGGCGGTGAGGGCGAAAAAAGAAGGGGCCTTTGATTACCTTCCTAAGCCCTTCAAGCTGGAAGAGTTACGTCAGAAGTTGAAGGCCGCTCTGAAAAGACGTCCGGCCCCTGAGCCCCCTCCGGAAGAATTTATGGGGATCGTGGGGCGGAGCCCGGCCATGCGCCGGATCTTCACCTTACTTCCCAAGGTGGCCCAGGCCGAAAGCAACGTGCTCATTACCGGGGAGTCCGGAACGGGGAAGGAACTGGTGGCTCAGGCCATCCATCAGCTCTCTCCTCGCCGGGAAAAGCCCTTTGTAGTGGTTAACTGCGGAGGTATACCTTCTTCCCTCCTGGAGTCGGAACTTTTTGGATATAAGGCCGGGGCCTTTACCGGGGCCACCCGCGACAAACCCGGACTTTTTGCCCTGGCCGACGGAGGGACCATCTTTCTCGATGAAATCGGGGATCTTCCAGCCGAGCTCCAGGTAAAGCTCCTGCGGGTGGTGGAAAATAAGAGCTTTACCCCGCTGGGAAGCACGCGGGAGATCCGGGTGGACGTGCGGATTATCTCCGCCACCAATAAGGACCTGGAAGAGGAGGTCCGGGCGGGCCGCTTTCGGGAGGATCTTTATTTCCGGCTCAATGTCCTTTCCCTGCATCTTCCTCCCCTGCGGGAGCGTCGGGAAGATATTCCCCTTTTAGTACAGCATTTCCTCCACAAATATGCCCGCAAACTGGGCCGGGAAGAGGTGGGGATTTCCCCTTATGCCCTCAAGGCCCTCATGGAATATGATTTTCCGGGAAACGTGCGGGAGCTTGAAAATATCATTGAGCGGGCGGTGGCCCTGGAGACCGGCCCCCTCATCCTTCCCGAAAGTTTGACTCTGCGCTCCGGGGGCTCGTCCAGGACGGAACTCAAGGCGGAACTTCCCCCGGGAGGTCTGGATCTCGAGGCCTATCTGGCGGAGATAGAAAAGGACCTCCTTCGGCAGGCCTTGGAGAGGACCGGAGGCCGTCGGGAGGAGGCCGCCCGGCTTCTGGGCCTTACGCCACGTTCCCTGCGTTACCGACTCCAAAAGTACGGTCTGGCATGA